A section of the Paralichthys olivaceus isolate ysfri-2021 chromosome 14, ASM2471397v2, whole genome shotgun sequence genome encodes:
- the prph2b gene encoding peripherin-2b, whose protein sequence is MPFMPVKFNLQKRVKLAQGLWMLYWLSVIVGILVFSLGIFFKIELRKRSEMMDNNESHVVPNLLILVGVLACGVNAFGGKVCHDSLDPIKFTRWKPMLKPYLLLCCGFNVLLLLTALLCFLMQFAVYLTLAEGLKNGIKFYKDTDTPGRCFMKRTLDMTQVEFRCCGNNNFRDWFEVQWISNRYLDMSNDEIKDRVLSNVEGKFLMDSVPFSCCNPGSPRPCIQHHLTNNSAHYDYDHRTEELNIWVRGCREALFSYYSGMMNSMGALVIITIILESVDMAGLKYLSTALETMTDPENPDCESEGWLLEKGVKETFTEQLAKLKALGKTNQVEEGGDDTTT, encoded by the exons ATGCCGTTCATGCCGGTGAAGTTCAACCTGCAGAAACGGGTGAAACTGGCTCAGGGGCTTTGGATGCTCTACTGGCTCTCAGTCATCGTGGGGATTCTCGTCTTCAGCCTTGGAATCTTCTTTAAGATTGAGCTGCGGAAGAGAAGCGAGATGATGGACAACAATGAGAGTCATGTGGTTCCAAACCTGCTCATCCTGGTCGGTGTGTTGGCGTGTGGCGTCAACGCCTTCGGGGGGAAAGTGTGTCATGATTCTCTGGACCCCATCAAGTTCACCAGGTGGAAGCCGATGCTGAAGCCGtacctgctgctgtgctgcgGGTTcaacgtgctgctgctgctgacggcGCTGCTCTGCTTCCTCATGCAGTTTGCTGTTTACCTGACGCTTGCCGAGGGTCTGAAGAACGGAATCAAGTTCTACAAGGACACCGACACACCTGGACGCTGCTTCATGAAGAGGACGCTGGACATGACACAGGTCGAGTTCCGTTGCTGTGGCAACAACAACTTCAGGGACTGGTTCGAGGTTCAGTGGATCAGCAACCGATACCTGGACATGAGTAATGACGAGATCAAAGA TCGTGTCCTCAGTAACGTGGAGGGAAAGTTCCTGATGGACAGCGTCCCATTCAGCTGCTGTAACCCCGGatcacctcgaccctgcattCAGCATCACCTGACCAACAACTCCGCCCACTATGACTACGACCACCGCACTGAGGAGCTCAACATCTGGGTCCGAGGCTGTCGGGAGGCACTTTTCTCGTATTACAGCGGCATGATGAACAGCATGGGGGCGCTGgtcatcatcactatcatccTGGAG tcggTAGACATGGCAGGGTTGAAGTACCTGAGCACAGCTCTGGAGACGATGACGGACCCGGAGAACCCGGACTGTGAGAGCGAGGGCTGGCTGTTAGAGAAAGGTGTGAAGGAGACGTTCACGGAACAACTCGCCAAACTGAAGGCACTGGGGAAGACCAatcaggtggaggaggggggggatgATACTACCACCTGA